The following are encoded in a window of Candidatus Margulisiibacteriota bacterium genomic DNA:
- a CDS encoding flagellar hook basal-body protein, with protein sequence MTDRILEIGSAGLESTDQRVRKLMDNMVNADIPGYKKSEAVIRGFPLELESATQRLGPVRPQVESSHYSNLPGALVKTGGKLDVALGTDGYFVISGPWGDGYTRDGRFQLDKDGRIITLAGNYPVLGQSGPLVVTPGADVEITQDGEVRVDRVVVDKLRVINPEQADALTPLNGSIFKRSEAASGLQEVENPRVIQGYVESSNVNVIDQMMEMIMVERTYNVNAKIISTRDANLSRAMEMGRPTQ encoded by the coding sequence ATGACCGACCGCATTTTGGAGATCGGAAGTGCCGGCTTAGAGTCAACTGACCAGCGCGTCCGGAAACTAATGGACAACATGGTCAACGCCGATATCCCCGGCTATAAAAAATCGGAAGCGGTCATCCGTGGTTTTCCTCTGGAACTCGAATCCGCCACTCAACGGCTCGGTCCGGTCCGGCCGCAGGTCGAAAGTTCCCATTACAGCAACCTCCCGGGCGCGCTGGTCAAGACCGGCGGCAAGCTTGACGTCGCCCTGGGCACCGACGGATATTTTGTTATCTCCGGTCCCTGGGGCGACGGCTATACCCGCGACGGCCGCTTTCAACTCGATAAGGACGGCCGGATCATCACTCTCGCCGGCAATTATCCGGTGCTGGGGCAGTCCGGCCCGCTGGTCGTGACCCCGGGTGCCGACGTGGAGATAACCCAGGACGGCGAGGTCCGGGTTGACCGGGTCGTCGTTGATAAACTGCGGGTCATCAATCCGGAGCAAGCGGATGCCTTAACCCCCCTTAATGGCTCCATATTTAAGCGGAGCGAGGCCGCTTCCGGACTGCAGGAAGTGGAAAACCCGAGGGTCATCCAAGGTTACGTTGAGTCATCGAATGTAAATGTCATCGACCAGATGATGGAGATGATCATGGTCGAGCGGACCTACAACGTTAACGCGAAGATCATCTCGACCCGGGACGCTAACCTGTCCCGGGCGATGGAGATGGGACGGCCGACTCAATAG
- the metG gene encoding methionine--tRNA ligase subunit beta, protein MDNITYDDFKKLDLRLGEIKTVEAIEGADKIYKLTVDLGEETRTLVAGIKLFYAPEELLGKKIVVLANLEPRAIRGVESRGMLLAAANEDKSQVVVLTIDKELPNGGKIS, encoded by the coding sequence GTGGACAACATCACTTATGACGATTTTAAGAAACTCGACTTGCGTCTGGGCGAGATCAAGACGGTCGAAGCGATCGAAGGGGCGGATAAGATCTATAAGCTGACCGTTGACCTGGGGGAGGAGACGCGCACTTTGGTCGCCGGGATCAAGCTTTTTTACGCGCCGGAGGAATTGCTGGGGAAAAAGATCGTCGTTTTGGCCAACCTTGAACCGCGGGCCATCCGGGGGGTTGAGTCGCGCGGCATGCTGCTAGCGGCCGCCAATGAAGACAAAAGCCAGGTCGTTGTTCTAACGATCGATAAAGAACTGCCGAACGGCGGAAAAATTTCTTAA
- a CDS encoding DNA recombination protein RmuC, protein MEMIAIILSALTLAVVAFVVLKLNGLNGAPQNDRAIDMIQKQMEEIRGSVTKLYSDNQTILQKVNTDFVQTIQNLDKNTNARLDNAAKAIKDVYGRLGEVQESTKKVTELAQSISSLEEIMKAPKLRGGMGELFLSDLLSQILPAPYYELQYRFNSRETVDAIIKLKNLIIPIDSKFPLENFKKIVEAETDSDKLAAKKQFIRDVKKHIDAIRKKYILPEEGTSDFALMYIPAENVYYEIIVKDENIDDDKGVFRYALENKIYPVSPNSFYGYLQTILLGLKGMKVEAQAQEILKKMSQLAGDYMKVLEDFEKMRTHLKNLSVSFESTDKRLTKFGDKLDTLEVHSETPLLPNP, encoded by the coding sequence ATGGAAATGATCGCCATCATTCTCTCCGCCCTGACCCTGGCCGTCGTCGCTTTCGTCGTCCTGAAACTGAACGGGTTGAACGGGGCGCCGCAAAACGACCGGGCGATCGACATGATCCAGAAACAGATGGAAGAGATCCGCGGCTCCGTGACCAAACTTTACTCCGATAACCAGACGATCCTGCAGAAGGTCAACACCGATTTCGTCCAGACCATCCAAAACCTCGACAAGAACACCAACGCCCGCCTTGATAACGCCGCCAAGGCGATCAAGGACGTTTACGGACGGCTCGGCGAGGTCCAGGAATCGACCAAGAAAGTGACCGAGCTCGCCCAGAGCATCTCCTCGCTGGAAGAGATCATGAAAGCGCCTAAACTGCGCGGCGGCATGGGGGAGCTCTTTTTAAGCGACCTGTTAAGCCAGATCCTCCCCGCCCCCTATTATGAACTGCAATATCGCTTTAACAGCCGGGAGACGGTCGACGCCATCATTAAGTTAAAGAACCTCATCATCCCGATCGACTCCAAATTCCCGCTGGAGAACTTCAAGAAGATAGTCGAAGCGGAGACCGACAGCGACAAGCTGGCCGCCAAAAAGCAATTTATCCGCGACGTCAAGAAACATATTGACGCGATCAGGAAAAAATATATCCTGCCGGAAGAAGGGACCTCCGATTTCGCCCTGATGTATATCCCCGCCGAGAACGTCTATTACGAGATCATCGTCAAGGACGAGAACATCGACGACGACAAGGGGGTCTTCCGCTACGCGCTGGAGAACAAGATCTACCCGGTCTCACCCAACTCTTTTTACGGCTACCTGCAGACCATCCTGCTCGGCCTGAAAGGGATGAAGGTCGAGGCGCAGGCGCAGGAAATATTGAAAAAGATGTCCCAGCTGGCCGGTGATTACATGAAGGTCCTGGAAGATTTCGAAAAAATGAGGACCCATTTAAAGAACCTATCGGTCAGTTTCGAATCAACCGACAAACGGCTGACCAAGTTCGGCGACAAGCTTGATACGCTCGAGGTTCATTCGGAGACTCCACTTCTCCCTAACCCCTAA
- a CDS encoding ATP-dependent DNA helicase — protein MPSTDILSGLNSDQLQAVTHKKGPLLIIAGAGTGKTTVISRRIAWLIEQKLANPGEILALTFTDKAAEEMESRVDLLVPYGYIDVNIATFHAFGDRVLRDHAIDLGLSPDYRVLSQAEQVIFFREHIFEFPLKHYKSLSDPTKHVEALLGVISRAKDEDIGPEEYLRWAKKKGTRYQVPGISGRREQLEVAKVYKKYQELKLKHGLVDFGDQVNLVLKLFRDNPAIRKEYQGRYKFILVDEFQDTNYAQFELLKLLAGKRANITVVGDDDQSIYKFRGAAISNILNFEKIYKKCSKVVLTDNYRSTQAILDAARRLIRHNDPERLEVKSGIDKRLVSMLEPASEPRGSNKLRNRDVQSQVPKQILPLHKHFDRVQSEADWVAKTIKEKFDKGEYKLSDFAILVRSNADAEPFRQSLNMLGLPHQFSGGGGLYVFPEIKMAVSFLRVIGDLADSVSLYELALSEVYRLGPLDLQKISTFAKRRNYTLHHAFTHLGESRVAGSEFQVLSDINEGTLAAVAKIMEDIRHYLDFARGKSTGELLYHFLKQSGYLAKLAREEKDDRIRNLARFFEKVREFKAVAEVDRVAEFVQYLNILKESGDDPASAQPDSDVDAVNVLTAHKAKGLEFPVVFMVCLVGDKFPVRSRRQPIELPDELIKEEVPPGDVHLLEERRLCYVGMTRARRELYFTSAVDYGGKRGRKVSRFVLEALDLPLADITMLKSPVLDQIELFSGAGPLPASAKPRSPDAVVLLSHYQIEDYLTCPLKYKYVHVLRVPLLPNHQIIFGSAVHQAVQAYFSAKLNKKKLPLKELLAVFKRNWSSEGFISREHETQRYASGVAALTRFFKTEPKRGRRPIAVEDEFAVVEDKIQLKGRYDLVEQGPGARDQVPGGIYIVDFKTTEVREQAQADKKVKSSRQLAIYALAWQKKHGRLPEKLELNFIESGLVGSLTPNAKSLAKVWAEIKQVADGIRAADWHATPGYRACGYCPYREICPSAAN, from the coding sequence ATGCCAAGCACCGACATCCTCTCTGGTTTGAATTCCGATCAACTTCAGGCCGTTACCCATAAAAAAGGTCCTCTTTTAATAATTGCCGGGGCCGGCACCGGCAAAACGACCGTAATTTCCCGGCGGATCGCTTGGCTGATCGAGCAAAAACTGGCTAACCCCGGAGAGATACTCGCGCTGACCTTTACCGATAAAGCGGCCGAGGAGATGGAGTCGCGGGTCGATCTGCTGGTCCCCTACGGTTATATCGACGTTAATATCGCGACCTTCCACGCTTTTGGCGACCGGGTCTTGCGCGATCACGCTATCGACCTTGGCTTGAGCCCCGATTACCGGGTCCTCTCCCAGGCGGAGCAGGTCATTTTCTTCCGCGAACACATTTTTGAGTTCCCGCTCAAACATTACAAGTCGTTGTCCGACCCGACCAAACATGTCGAAGCTTTGCTCGGGGTCATTAGCCGGGCTAAGGATGAAGATATTGGTCCGGAGGAGTATCTGCGCTGGGCGAAGAAGAAGGGTACCAGGTACCAGGTACCAGGTATCAGTGGCCGGAGAGAGCAATTGGAAGTTGCCAAAGTTTATAAAAAGTATCAGGAGTTGAAGCTGAAGCACGGGTTGGTTGATTTTGGCGACCAGGTCAATCTTGTTTTAAAACTTTTTCGCGATAACCCGGCGATCCGGAAAGAGTACCAGGGACGTTACAAGTTCATCCTGGTCGACGAGTTCCAGGATACGAATTACGCCCAGTTCGAGCTGTTGAAGCTTTTAGCGGGAAAGCGGGCCAATATTACGGTCGTTGGCGACGATGACCAGTCGATCTATAAATTTAGGGGCGCCGCGATCTCCAATATCCTTAATTTTGAGAAGATCTACAAAAAATGTTCTAAAGTCGTCTTGACCGATAACTACCGCTCGACCCAGGCGATCCTCGATGCCGCCCGCCGCCTGATCCGGCATAACGATCCGGAGCGGCTGGAAGTCAAGTCGGGAATTGATAAGAGATTGGTTTCAATGTTGGAACCTGCGAGTGAACCTCGCGGTTCCAACAAGTTGAGGAACCGAGACGTTCAGTCTCAGGTTCCGAAACAGATTCTGCCGCTCCACAAGCACTTCGATCGGGTGCAGTCGGAGGCCGACTGGGTCGCCAAGACGATCAAGGAGAAATTCGACAAGGGAGAATATAAGTTAAGCGACTTTGCCATCCTCGTCAGGTCAAACGCCGACGCCGAGCCGTTCCGCCAGTCGCTGAATATGCTCGGGCTCCCGCACCAGTTCTCGGGCGGGGGAGGGTTGTATGTTTTTCCGGAGATCAAAATGGCGGTCTCGTTCCTCCGGGTGATCGGCGACCTGGCCGATTCCGTTTCGCTCTATGAACTGGCCCTCTCCGAAGTCTATCGGCTTGGTCCGTTGGATTTGCAGAAGATCAGCACCTTTGCCAAGCGGCGCAATTACACTTTGCACCATGCCTTTACGCATCTGGGGGAGTCGCGAGTGGCGGGTTCCGAGTTCCAGGTTCTGTCGGACATAAATGAAGGAACTTTAGCGGCCGTCGCCAAGATCATGGAGGATATTCGGCACTACCTTGATTTCGCCAGGGGGAAGAGTACCGGTGAGCTCCTGTATCATTTTCTGAAGCAGTCGGGCTACCTGGCTAAACTGGCTCGCGAGGAGAAGGACGACCGGATCAGGAACCTGGCCCGCTTTTTCGAGAAAGTGCGTGAGTTCAAAGCGGTGGCCGAGGTTGACCGGGTGGCCGAGTTCGTCCAGTATCTTAACATCCTGAAAGAGTCGGGGGATGATCCGGCCTCCGCCCAGCCCGATAGCGACGTTGACGCGGTCAATGTCCTGACGGCCCATAAGGCCAAGGGCCTGGAGTTTCCGGTCGTCTTTATGGTCTGCCTGGTCGGGGATAAATTCCCGGTCCGTTCCCGCCGCCAGCCGATCGAATTGCCGGACGAGTTGATCAAAGAAGAAGTTCCGCCGGGTGATGTGCATTTATTGGAAGAGCGCCGGTTGTGCTATGTCGGGATGACGCGGGCCAGGCGGGAACTATATTTTACTTCGGCGGTCGATTACGGCGGCAAACGGGGGAGAAAGGTTTCCCGCTTTGTCCTGGAAGCGCTCGACCTGCCGCTGGCGGACATAACCATGCTCAAGAGCCCCGTTCTCGACCAGATCGAGCTCTTTTCCGGCGCGGGCCCGTTACCGGCGTCGGCCAAGCCGCGGTCACCTGACGCGGTCGTCTTGCTTTCCCACTACCAGATCGAAGATTACCTGACCTGTCCGCTGAAATACAAATATGTCCACGTCCTGCGCGTGCCGCTTCTCCCCAACCACCAGATAATCTTCGGTTCAGCCGTTCACCAAGCGGTCCAGGCTTATTTCAGCGCGAAACTGAACAAGAAGAAGCTGCCCCTCAAAGAGTTGCTGGCGGTTTTTAAGCGGAATTGGTCGTCGGAGGGTTTTATCTCCCGGGAGCATGAGACGCAGCGTTACGCCAGCGGCGTGGCCGCTTTGACCCGCTTTTTTAAGACTGAACCAAAACGAGGACGGCGACCGATCGCGGTCGAGGATGAATTTGCCGTAGTCGAAGATAAGATCCAGTTGAAGGGACGTTACGATCTAGTGGAACAGGGACCAGGGGCCAGGGACCAGGTACCTGGGGGAATTTACATTGTTGATTTTAAGACGACTGAAGTAAGGGAACAGGCGCAGGCGGACAAGAAGGTCAAGTCAAGCCGGCAGTTGGCGATCTACGCGCTCGCCTGGCAAAAGAAACATGGGCGGCTGCCGGAGAAACTGGAGCTGAATTTCATCGAGAGCGGGCTGGTCGGTTCGCTCACGCCGAACGCCAAATCGCTGGCCAAGGTTTGGGCGGAGATCAAGCAGGTGGCTGACGGGATCCGCGCGGCCGATTGGCACGCTACTCCCGGCTATCGCGCCTGCGGTTATTGCCCGTATCGGGAGATCTGCCCAAGCGCGGCGAATTAG
- a CDS encoding EF-hand domain-containing protein: MANQIQSDSLKYVKSNMALVQKFKEMDKNGDGKIDRAEAQKAGMAKEFDAVAAKDGNSDSISLFDLESTINKDSVSISKPKIFTTAELASAQNLTPEGTRNFLRNAKVNPDGSITVNGKQYNQEGLQLYANGQVKSGFLAKDTKIDGINYAVDYEVSYHPNGKVEKGYTGDESVKFGKGKLELNGIAEITRDEASKVVTVSSKAPFEALMRKQPVQVTEFHLTPGGYYEYTLAAATEIELGGQKITLPEGAKVSAIPGDDGTDRRPIGRIDIPDKKIVSINGVDYKQGVALYDNGQVLRGRLAADTTINGEPLMAGSVIEYNKGSNQLAKVTTPEGRILKSYDFRHNEPAVVAAAKPKPVTSVTAKLVEPTDEEIKMVELRNDSAENPVVAEPVLNPEIRVSTDPKRTSLIRETNENKAIKTAENKPSTAVDEGAKLPSSPARMAEAPKLAPQNAQPKNQVKPNSVAKAQPKDKKDEFSNNPYFHQDGPLARWGNSPLPAASQSSKTYVASNNWDWARPVKPAVKQPVQPTNIAQQKPKAAPPSNLTVAGAKTAGQAIQTPDWKDGRLTFRNIAGQTDAIPKDNISLDEINQKFGDGMDKKFDGFISTNIWPSDFGATRGSLRISEIVVSGNNCTIKFSDKIKVAGYGDGPIDNPSATFSLSTGNTIGLTNGHGEKIETASGTRAGTGLAGIGNTGGGELSSIEITPPQVTVPVGGSGSGPQSAYRTIAAKTEQWRTTGTNFNRLLGLAPNNKINIKVTIISNASEIAGNKDQLTVREARISFLDDRGRPINSPQAATLGRELGSHLLKEVGPTLKVDSFTKESGSGSNKITNIDNGLVCTVTYNITRK, translated from the coding sequence ATGGCAAATCAGATCCAGTCTGATTCATTAAAATATGTGAAATCAAATATGGCTCTTGTCCAGAAGTTCAAAGAGATGGATAAGAATGGCGACGGCAAGATCGATAGAGCCGAAGCCCAAAAAGCCGGAATGGCAAAAGAATTCGACGCCGTCGCGGCCAAAGATGGTAACAGCGACAGCATTTCTCTTTTCGATCTTGAGTCGACAATAAACAAAGACTCGGTTTCGATCTCAAAACCAAAAATATTTACTACCGCAGAGCTCGCCTCCGCCCAGAACTTGACCCCCGAAGGGACCAGGAATTTTCTGCGCAACGCCAAAGTCAATCCGGACGGCTCCATTACTGTGAACGGCAAACAATATAATCAGGAAGGATTGCAATTATATGCCAATGGTCAGGTTAAAAGCGGTTTCCTCGCCAAAGATACCAAGATCGACGGCATCAATTACGCCGTCGACTACGAAGTTTCATATCATCCCAACGGCAAGGTTGAGAAGGGATATACGGGTGACGAGTCAGTTAAGTTTGGGAAAGGCAAGCTTGAGCTTAACGGAATTGCGGAGATCACGCGCGATGAAGCAAGTAAAGTCGTAACGGTAAGTTCCAAGGCCCCGTTTGAAGCTCTAATGCGCAAACAACCCGTGCAGGTAACCGAGTTCCATTTAACTCCGGGCGGTTACTATGAATATACCCTGGCCGCCGCGACAGAAATTGAATTAGGGGGCCAAAAGATCACCCTGCCCGAAGGGGCAAAAGTATCGGCCATCCCCGGTGATGACGGCACCGACCGGCGGCCGATCGGCCGTATCGATATTCCGGACAAGAAAATCGTCTCGATCAACGGCGTTGATTATAAGCAAGGCGTCGCTTTATACGACAACGGTCAAGTGTTGCGTGGCCGGCTGGCTGCTGATACAACTATCAACGGCGAACCTTTAATGGCGGGTTCGGTTATTGAATATAACAAGGGCAGCAATCAGCTGGCAAAAGTTACAACGCCCGAAGGCCGCATTTTAAAATCCTATGATTTTCGCCATAACGAGCCGGCGGTAGTCGCTGCTGCCAAACCAAAACCTGTTACTTCGGTCACAGCCAAGCTGGTCGAACCCACCGACGAAGAAATCAAAATGGTTGAACTCCGGAACGATTCAGCGGAAAATCCTGTCGTTGCCGAACCGGTATTAAATCCGGAGATCAGGGTCTCTACCGATCCAAAGCGCACCAGCTTGATCAGGGAAACAAACGAAAATAAAGCTATTAAAACAGCCGAAAACAAACCGTCAACGGCTGTTGATGAAGGGGCCAAGCTTCCTTCGTCCCCGGCAAGAATGGCGGAAGCGCCAAAGCTGGCGCCGCAAAATGCGCAGCCGAAAAATCAGGTCAAGCCAAACAGTGTAGCCAAGGCACAGCCAAAGGACAAAAAGGACGAGTTTTCTAATAATCCTTATTTCCATCAGGACGGACCTCTGGCCCGCTGGGGGAACAGCCCACTACCGGCAGCCTCACAATCATCGAAGACTTATGTTGCTTCAAATAACTGGGATTGGGCCAGGCCAGTTAAGCCGGCAGTGAAACAACCTGTTCAACCAACAAATATCGCTCAGCAAAAGCCCAAAGCCGCTCCTCCGTCAAACCTGACAGTGGCGGGGGCTAAAACCGCCGGCCAGGCAATTCAAACACCCGACTGGAAAGACGGCCGTCTAACCTTCAGAAATATTGCGGGTCAAACCGACGCGATACCAAAAGATAATATTAGTTTGGACGAAATCAATCAAAAGTTTGGCGACGGAATGGATAAGAAATTTGACGGTTTTATTTCGACCAATATTTGGCCGTCGGACTTCGGCGCAACGCGCGGCTCCCTCCGGATCAGTGAGATTGTTGTCAGCGGCAACAACTGCACCATTAAATTTTCCGACAAAATTAAAGTGGCCGGTTATGGCGATGGACCGATAGACAATCCAAGCGCAACGTTCTCATTATCCACCGGCAATACTATCGGCCTGACTAATGGACATGGCGAGAAAATAGAAACCGCATCAGGAACACGTGCCGGCACCGGTCTAGCCGGGATTGGCAATACGGGCGGAGGAGAACTCAGCTCGATAGAAATTACTCCCCCGCAGGTTACTGTTCCGGTCGGCGGGTCTGGATCTGGTCCGCAAAGCGCTTACCGCACCATCGCCGCCAAAACCGAACAATGGAGAACGACCGGGACGAATTTTAATCGTCTTCTGGGCCTTGCCCCCAACAATAAAATCAATATCAAGGTAACTATTATCTCGAACGCCAGCGAGATCGCCGGCAACAAAGATCAGCTTACGGTCAGAGAGGCCAGAATCTCTTTTCTTGACGATCGCGGTCGGCCGATCAATTCTCCTCAAGCCGCGACTCTCGGCCGTGAACTAGGCTCTCACTTATTGAAAGAAGTTGGCCCGACCCTGAAAGTTGATTCATTCACAAAAGAATCTGGATCAGGCAGCAACAAAATAACCAACATCGATAATGGCTTGGTTTGCACTGTCACCTACAACATCACCAGAAAATAA
- the pyrR gene encoding bifunctional pyr operon transcriptional regulator/uracil phosphoribosyltransferase PyrR: MAKKLKKDSSLKIMMDEVEMNRVLRRIAHQIIEANKGIDDVILVGIMQRGVPLAKRIAQIIEAQEGNKVQVGSLDVSLYRDDLAKKGKYIEVRKSDIPFSVDEKVVVLVDDVIFAGRTIRAALDGLKDYGRAAKVQLAALIDRGHRELPIHPDFTGKVIPTAKKENVRVEVMEIDGVDRVVIK; the protein is encoded by the coding sequence ATGGCTAAAAAACTGAAAAAAGACAGTTCCCTAAAAATAATGATGGATGAGGTGGAGATGAACCGGGTCTTGCGCCGGATCGCCCACCAGATCATAGAAGCGAACAAAGGGATCGATGATGTGATCCTGGTCGGGATCATGCAGCGCGGTGTCCCCCTGGCCAAACGGATCGCCCAGATCATCGAAGCCCAGGAAGGGAATAAGGTCCAGGTCGGATCGCTCGACGTCTCTCTCTACCGCGATGACCTGGCTAAAAAAGGGAAATACATCGAGGTCAGGAAATCCGACATCCCGTTCTCGGTCGATGAGAAGGTCGTGGTCCTGGTTGACGACGTTATCTTTGCCGGACGCACCATCCGGGCGGCGCTCGACGGGCTCAAGGATTACGGCCGGGCCGCCAAGGTCCAGCTGGCCGCTTTGATCGACCGCGGCCACCGCGAACTCCCCATCCATCCCGATTTTACGGGGAAGGTCATCCCAACGGCTAAGAAAGAGAATGTCCGGGTGGAGGTCATGGAGATCGACGGAGTGGACAGGGTAGTTATTAAATAG
- a CDS encoding ROK family protein has translation MIIGIDLGGTKIAAALANDRGKIKTDVNIPTEAGKGQRAVIDNVIKAVAALMSSSKKKVHCLGIGVPGPILYETGIVIEPPNLPGWKKVNLKKILEKRFRLPVQLDNDANCAALAEAKFGAGRDAKDFIYVTVSTGIGGGIIIDRKLYRGAIGAAGEFGHMIIDPHGPICGCGNYGCFEALASGTAIKKRAGLDAISVELAARQGDEKALRVIRETAHYLAIGFANLVNVFNPELIVVGGGVSKMRELLFTPIREEFKKYALTLPAKNVKIVRAKLGDEVGVLGAIALCL, from the coding sequence ATGATCATCGGCATTGACCTCGGCGGGACCAAGATCGCCGCCGCTCTGGCAAACGACCGGGGCAAGATCAAAACCGACGTCAACATCCCGACCGAAGCCGGCAAAGGGCAACGGGCGGTCATCGACAATGTCATCAAAGCGGTCGCCGCCCTGATGAGCAGCTCCAAGAAAAAGGTCCACTGCCTCGGCATCGGCGTCCCCGGCCCGATCCTCTACGAAACGGGGATCGTCATCGAGCCGCCCAACCTCCCCGGCTGGAAAAAGGTCAACCTCAAGAAGATCCTGGAAAAAAGGTTCCGGCTCCCCGTCCAGCTGGACAACGACGCCAATTGCGCCGCTCTGGCCGAGGCAAAGTTCGGGGCCGGGCGCGACGCCAAGGATTTTATCTATGTGACCGTTTCGACCGGCATCGGCGGCGGGATCATCATCGACCGCAAACTCTATCGCGGAGCGATCGGCGCGGCCGGTGAGTTCGGCCACATGATCATCGACCCCCACGGCCCTATCTGCGGCTGTGGTAATTACGGCTGTTTCGAGGCCCTCGCTTCCGGCACGGCGATTAAGAAACGGGCCGGCCTGGACGCGATCTCGGTCGAATTGGCCGCCCGCCAGGGAGACGAAAAAGCGCTGCGGGTCATCAGGGAGACCGCCCATTACCTGGCGATCGGTTTTGCCAACCTGGTCAATGTCTTCAACCCGGAGCTGATCGTCGTCGGCGGCGGGGTTTCCAAGATGCGCGAGCTCCTCTTCACCCCGATCCGTGAGGAGTTCAAAAAATACGCCCTCACCCTCCCGGCCAAGAACGTCAAGATCGTCCGGGCCAAGCTCGGCGATGAAGTTGGCGTCCTGGGGGCGATCGCCCTATGCCTGTAG
- the hisH gene encoding imidazole glycerol phosphate synthase subunit HisH: MPVAIIDYGAGNLRSVQKAFQAAGVPAEITRDKTTIRTASGVVLPGVGSFDSAISELRTLSLETVIEEAVALGKPFLGICLGMQHLFDSSEEGQKSGLGIFSGTVQRFAFAGTPWSGQSIPHMGWNRLLIKRPAPLFAGLESGSMMYFAHSYHAVPADEGIVASRTDYGVEFVSAVWKDNIFGLQFHPEKSGEKGLRILQNFGKLCK, from the coding sequence ATGCCTGTAGCGATCATCGATTACGGCGCGGGGAACCTGCGCAGCGTCCAGAAAGCCTTCCAGGCGGCCGGCGTCCCGGCCGAGATCACCAGGGACAAAACCACGATTAGAACCGCCAGCGGCGTCGTCCTCCCCGGGGTGGGTTCCTTTGATTCCGCGATCTCAGAACTCCGGACCCTTTCGCTCGAAACTGTCATCGAAGAAGCGGTCGCCCTCGGCAAGCCGTTCCTCGGCATCTGCCTCGGTATGCAACACCTCTTCGACTCTTCGGAAGAAGGGCAAAAGTCCGGTCTCGGCATTTTTTCGGGGACGGTCCAGCGGTTCGCTTTCGCCGGCACCCCCTGGAGCGGGCAAAGCATCCCGCATATGGGCTGGAACCGACTGTTGATCAAGCGTCCCGCCCCGCTCTTTGCCGGGCTCGAGAGCGGGAGCATGATGTACTTCGCCCACTCCTATCACGCCGTCCCGGCGGATGAGGGGATAGTTGCCAGCCGGACCGATTATGGGGTAGAATTTGTCTCGGCGGTCTGGAAGGACAATATTTTCGGCCTCCAGTTCCATCCGGAAAAAAGCGGCGAAAAAGGCTTGAGGATATTGCAGAACTTCGGCAAGTTATGTAAATAA
- the hisA gene encoding 1-(5-phosphoribosyl)-5-[(5-phosphoribosylamino)methylideneamino]imidazole-4-carboxamide isomerase: MAFEIIPAIDILGGKCVRLKQGRYDAVTIYNNDPVAVAIEFAAAGAKRLHVVDLDGARTGTPENIETIKDLIKAVDIPVQIGGGMRNFIVISDLVKFGADRLILGTTAIKNPNLLSSACEKFGAKIAVAIDAKGEVAAGEGWMYVTKKNIFTFAKEAVSLGVGRFVYTDISRDGMLEGPNVDGIKKFVAEIRVPVIASGGVTTKEDIERLKETGAEGCIVGKALYDGKIKLAEVI; the protein is encoded by the coding sequence GTGGCTTTCGAAATAATACCGGCGATCGACATACTCGGCGGAAAATGCGTCCGGCTCAAGCAGGGCCGCTACGACGCCGTGACTATTTATAATAACGACCCGGTCGCGGTAGCCATTGAGTTCGCGGCCGCCGGCGCCAAACGGCTGCACGTGGTCGACCTCGATGGTGCCCGGACCGGCACGCCGGAGAACATCGAAACTATCAAAGATTTGATCAAGGCAGTCGATATCCCGGTCCAGATCGGCGGCGGCATGCGCAACTTCATAGTCATCTCCGACCTGGTCAAGTTCGGCGCCGACCGGCTGATCCTCGGCACCACCGCCATCAAGAACCCAAATTTACTATCGAGCGCCTGCGAGAAGTTCGGCGCCAAGATCGCCGTAGCTATTGACGCCAAAGGTGAAGTCGCCGCCGGCGAAGGTTGGATGTACGTCACCAAGAAGAACATCTTCACCTTTGCCAAGGAAGCGGTCTCGCTCGGGGTCGGCCGCTTTGTCTATACCGATATCTCCCGCGACGGGATGCTGGAAGGGCCGAATGTCGATGGGATCAAGAAATTCGTCGCCGAGATCCGGGTCCCCGTTATTGCCTCGGGCGGCGTCACCACCAAGGAAGATATTGAGCGGCTGAAAGAGACCGGGGCCGAGGGTTGTATCGTTGGCAAAGCGCTCTATGACGGCAAGATAAAACTCGCAGAAGTCATTTAA